In Candidatus Buchananbacteria bacterium, the DNA window AGCGCGAGGAAGTAATGACTAATGCTAATTTAAACCTCAAGACTAAAACTCGTACCGCCGTCGGCAAAGCCGTCGCCGCGTTGAGAAAGTCGGGTAAAATTCCAGCAGTGTTATATGGCCACGGCGTTGATCCAGTTAACTTGGAAGTAGACTATAGTCAATTTGAAAAAGTCTACCGCCAAGCCGGCGATAGTACCTTGGTTGATTTGGCGGTTGACGAAAAGTCACCAGTCAAAGTTCTAGTCCAAGACTATCAGCTTGATCCGACGACTAGCCGGTATACCCACGTTGATTTTTACCAAGTTCGAATGGATGAAAAACTCCATACCGATATCGTGTTGAAGTTTGTCGGTGAAGCACCGGCCATTAAAGAACATTCCGGCATTTTGGTAACTGCTTTGTCGGAAGTGGAAGTTGAATGTTTGCCTGCTGACCTGGTCCACGAAATTGAAGTTGATCTGTCAGTGCTTAAAGAGATTGACGTTCCAATCCATATTTCTGACATCAAGGCTCCGGCTGGCATCAAAATTCTCAATCATCCAACAGACGTGGTGGCGCTAGTTCAGCCACAACGAGTGGAAGAAGAGAAGCCGGCGGTTGTTGAAGAAACAGCTGCACCAGCTCAGACCACTGAACCTGCTGAGGAAAAATAATTTTTAAGGTCCCCCCGATAAATCTTCGGGGGGATTTTATGGTTAAAGCAATGAACCAAGAAATCAAAAAGTTTATTCAACAGTGGCAATACCTTGGTATTGTTATTTTTTTAGCCGTCTTGGCGGCTGGTTTTTTATTTTATTATTCAATCACGACTGAAAATTGGCTTGATTGGGATTCAACGATTAATCATCAAATTAGTCCGCAAACCGCTCGCTGGCTTGATGGAGTGATTGTTGACAGCACCAAGGCCCGCCTTAAACCGTTTGCGGTGATGCTGGAAAATCATGTTGAAAGCCGTCCGGTGGCCGGATTAGAGCAGGCGAGTATTGTTTATGAAAGTATTGTTGAAGGAGACATCACGAGATTTTTAGCGGTCTTCGATCAGAATGTTGAGGTCAAAAAAATCGGTCCGGTTCGTTCTGCCCGGCCATTTTTTGTGGAACTCGCTCAAGAATGGAATCCGGTTTATTTCCATGCTGGCGGCAGTGCTGAAGCGTTAGCAATGTTAAAAAAAAGCGAAATGTATAACATCAATGAAATTTCTGCCGATGGCATCTATTTTTGGCGTGACACTTCGCGCGCAGCACCACATAATCTGTTTACGTCGGCAGATCAAATCAGGCGGGCGATCCAAGCTAAAGAGATTGATCCGGCCGCCGAGTTTAGTCCTTGGCAATTTAAAAATGATGATGTGCCAAACACTTCGGCTACCGGTGTGACCGATATCGAAGTTAATTTCAGCAGTAATGGGTTTTATCAGGTCCGTTATGAGTACGATCCGGATAACAACAATTACACCAGATATCTGGGGGGTAAGCTTCACAAGACGGAGAGTGGGATTATTCTGAAAGCTAAAAATGTCATTGTTCAGCACGTTGACTATGATATCGTTGATGACTATGGCCGCTTGGCGGTTGATTTGGATGGCTCTGGTCCGGCAGAAATGTATTTTGACGGCAATGTTGTTCAGGGTTCCTGGCAAAGAATTAACGGCCGAACCTACTTTTATGATAAATTTGAAAACCAGGTAAGCTTAAACCGCGGCACCACCTGGGTTGAGATTGTTTTCAACTAGGGATTTTTAGACAATTTGCCGGTATCGTATTTTTTACAAAAACCCCCAAAAAAGTAGGGGGTTTTTTGCTTGATAAGATTGACTAAATGGGGTACAATTTTAGGTGCTACTCGTAACCTTATGTATCCAGTATGGCACTTGCCTTGTATCGAAAATATCGGCCGCAATCTTTCAAAGATTTAGTTGGTCAAAACCATATCAAAACCACAATTCAAAATGAGCTGGAAACCGGCAAGGTCGCTCATGCGTATTTGTTTTCCGGTCCGCGTGGGCTGGGAAAAACTACCATGGCTCGACTTTTGGCAAAAGCGGTTAATTGTTTGAATCGTAAAGATTCTCAAAGTGAACCCTGTAACACATGTGCCGCTTGTTTAGAATTAATGGAGAATAAGAGTTTGGATGTCATTGAAATTGATGCCGCCTCCCATACTGGTGTTGATAATGTCCGTGAAAATATCATCGGTAGCGCTAGATTCACGCCAACGAGTCGAAAGTTTAAGGTGTTTATTATTGATGAAGTTCACATGCTGTCGATTTCGGCGTTTAACGCGTTGTTAAAAACCTTGGAAGAACCGCCAGCTCATGCAATTTTTGTTTTAGCCACTACTGAAATTCACAAGGTTCCACAAACCATCATTTCTCGTTGCCAACATTTTGAGTTTCGCAAGGTTGCCGATAGCGAAGTGCTGGAACGGTTAAACCATATTGCCCGCCAGGAAGGCATTGCCGTTGAGGCGTCAGTTTTGGAAAGCGTGGCATATTACGCCGGTGGCTGTTTGCGGGATGCGGAAAGTTTGCTGGGTCAAATTCTTTCACTCGGCGGTAAAAAAATAACGGCTGAACAGGCGGAATTGGTATTGCCTAGATCACGTTTTGACTTGGCGCTTGAATTTATCAGTTTGTTAAACAAATCAGACGCTGCCGGAGCCATTACCTTGGTTAATGAATTGGTTCAGGAAGGGTTGGACTTGGAAAAATTTACCGAAGAAACAATTGAACTGCTGCGAAAAATTTTGTTGCTTAAAATCAATAGCCAGCTGACCAAATTCAGTGGCAGTTTTAACAAGGACCTGGAAAAGAAAATTAATGAATTAAGCCAGCAAACCAGCCTTAACTTTTTAATGAAAGCAATTGATGTATTGCTTGCAAAAAAGCTTGAATTACGCTATGCTGAAATCCTACAGCTACCCCTTGAGTTAGCTGTTTTAGAAATCATTCAAGCAAACCCGACTGACACGCATGACGATAGCGCTGGCTTGGCGCCTGACAGTAAGACTAAAACTACTGAAACGAAAAAAACGGTAGCAAAGCCAAAAACCGCGCCAATGCTGGCAAAAGTGGCTGAAGCGCCGTTAACTCAACCGACAAAGGTTGGGATTACACTCAATCAGATTAAAAGCCGATGGCAAGATGTTTTAAATCATATTAAAGATTTAAATTATAGCCTGGCTTCAACCCTGAAAATTGCAAACCCGTCAGCATTGTCAGACGACGGTACGCTGGAAGTGTGCTTTGAGCATAAGTTTCACCAGCAGCGCGTGAATGATTTGAAAAACAAAAAAACAGTTGAAGACGTATTGCATCAGATATTCGGTACGCCGTTGATCTTAAAAACTGTTGTGGTAAACGCAATGGTGCAGGAAGAAATCAACCAGCCTAAAAATGACGAAGCTGTCAATGTGGTGCTGCAGTCGTTTGGTGGACGATTAATTGAATAATGGTTAGACTGTTTGTTCAACTTAATCTTCGTTAAATAATTTGGTATTTAAAAATCGTTTATAAACCTCGGGGGTCGTCTAATGGTAGGACGCCAGATTCTGGCTCTGGTAATTGGGGTTCGAGTCCCTGCCCCCGAGGTTTGTAAATGAATCCATAATTATTTAACTTCCAGTGAAGTGGGACGAGTGAGGGGGTTTGCACTAATAGTGATTGAAATTTGAATTCCTGCCGCCACAGGGTAAAACAAATTTTATGCAAAAAATTACGCCACATTTATGGTTTGATAAACAGGCAGTTGAGGCTGCTGAATTTTATACTAAAGTATTTTTTGATTCTAAGATAATTTCTCAATCAAAAATTAAAGACACGCCTTCCGGCGACTGCGATATTGTTGATTTTGAGATAATGGGCTACCGCTTGATGGCTATAAGCGCTGGGCCATTTTTTAAATTTAACCCGTCAATTTCAATGATGGTTAATTTTGACCCGGCCCAAGACCAGAATGCCCGAAAGCGAATTGATGAAGTTTGGGAAAAGCTTTTGGAAGGTGGGCAGGCCTTAATGCCTTTAGATAAATATCCGTTTAGTGAACGCTATGGCTGGGTTCAGGACAAATACGGTTTTTCCTGGCAGTTGATTTTAACAAATCCCAAAGGAGAAAAGCGGCCACAAATTATTCCGGCAATGCTTTTTGTCACGCCTACTTGTGAGGCGGCCGAAGCGGCCACTGATTTTTATCTATCTATTTTTAAAAACGCCAAGCGCGGTATGATTGCTCGCTATCCGGCAGGCATGCAGCCGAATAAAGAAGGCGCAATCATGTTTACCGATTTCATGTTGGAAGGTCAATGGTTTGCGGCTATGGATGCAAGTAGTCAGGTGCATAAATTTAATTTTAATGAAGCACTTTCGTTGGTAGTCAATTGCGAAGACCAGGCTGAGATTGATTATTACTGGGAAAAACTTTCAGCGGTTCCTGAATCAGAGCAGTGCGGCTGGCTTAAAGATAAATACGGAGTGTCCTGGCAGATTGTTCCTAGTGTGATGAACCAAATGATGAAAAGCGGCAGCCCAGAGCAAGTTGCTAACTTAACCAAAGCTTTTTTACAAATGAAAAAATTTGATATTGCTAAATTAGAAAAAGCTTTTAATCAAAAATAAATGGATCGTAACTTAGCTTTAGAATTTGTCAGGGTAACTGAAGCCGCGGCAATCGCCGCGGCGAAATGGGTTGGTCGTGGCGATAAAATAGCAGCCGATCAGGCCGCCGTTGACGAAATGCGTGATCGGTTTAACCAAATTAATTTTTCCGGAACGGTTGTCATTGGTGAAGGCGAAAAAGATGAAGCGCCAAAACTATATACCGGCGAAAAAGTTGGCAAAGGAGATAAACCAGAAATGGATTTAGCAATTGATCCTTTGGAATGTACTAACAGTGTGGCTTGGGGGCGCTATAATGCTATCACGGTCATTGCCTCCGGTCCTAGGGGCAGCCTACTTCATGCCCCTGACACTTACATGGATAAAATTGCCTCCGGTCCTAAGGCGGCAGCAGTTATTGACCTTGACGCTTCGGTTAAAGATAACTTAACTAAAGTGGCAAAAATTTTAAAAAAAGATATTAACGAGGTTACGGTCGTCGTCTTAGATCGTCCTCGAAATGAAAATTTAATTAAAGAAATTAGAAACGTTGGCTCAAGGGTAAGATTAATTACGGATGGCGATGTCGCTGGAGCAGTAGCAACTTGTTTGCCTAAAAGTGGTATTGATTTATTAATGGGTAGTGGCGGCAGCACGGAAGCGGTTTTGGCGGCAGTAGCAGTCAAAATATTTGGTGGGGGAATTGTTTGTCGATTTAGACCAGATCTCAGAAACGACGAGGACGAAGTAAAAAAATATTTAAGTAAAATTAATATTAAAAATATTAATCATATTTTTCACGCCAAAGATTTGGCTCAAGGCGATCAACTGACTTTTACCGCAACGGGAGTTATTGACGGCCCAATTCTCAATGGCGTTTTATTTGAAGAGGATAAAATTATCACTAATTCAATTGTCATCAGGGGAGTTTCGGGAACGGTTAGATATATTACTACTCATCATCGAACTTAAAATTTGTTCATAATAAAAACTAAAATGATTGATCAAGTAAAAATTAACGGACTTAATCAAATTGCCAAAACTTTACTGACGCCAGGTAAAGGCATTTTAGCGGCCGATGAGAGTTTTGGCACAATCGGTAAACGTTTTGATAAAATTGGTTTAGCTTCAACCGAAGAAAATCGTCGCGCCTATCGGGAAATGTTACTAACCGCGCCTGAACTTAACAAATATATTTCAGGCGTTATTATGTTTGATGAAACGATTCGTCAGTCAACGGCTGATGGTGTTTTGTTTGTTGAGGTTTTAACTAAAGCCGGTATCTTGCCTGGTATTAAGGTTGATCAGAGTACAACCGAGATGCCTGAATCACCGACCGAAAAATTAACGAAAGGTTTAATTGGGCTACCCGAACGTCTAAAGGAATATGCTGCCTTGGGCGCCAAATTCGCTAAATGGCGGGCGGTTATTACCATTAGTGACACAACACCAACGGAAAATAATTTAAGACAAAATGCTTTGGACTTAGCACAATATGCCAAGGATTGTCAGGATGCCGGGTTGGTTCCGATCGTTGAGCCGGAAGTTTTAATGGACGGCTCTCATACGATGGAAAGATGTGCTGAAGTTTCAAAACAAATTTTAACAATGTTGTTTGAAGAATTAAATAATTTGGAAGTTGCGATTGAGGGTGTTTTACTTAAAACTAATATGGTTGTTCCCGGTAAAAATTCTGGGCAAAAAGCAAGCTCAAACCAAATCGCCGAAGCCACCATTAAACTTTTTAAGGATGTCTTGCCGGCCAATCTTCCGGGCCAAGTCTTTTTGTCTGGCGGTCAAACCGAGGTTGAAGCAACGGTTAATCTTAACGCCATCAACAGTCACGGGCCTTTTCCCTGGCCGTTAAGTTTTTCTTATGGCCGGGCGCTTCAGGATAGTGCTTTAGCAACTTGGAATGGTGAGGCTAAAAATGTGGTTGCCGCCCAAACCAAATTGATTCATCGGGCAAAAATGAACAGCTTGGCGGCTTTGGGCCAATATAACCAAGAGTTGGAGCGTTAATTTTATGTCCAAGCGAGCAGTTATTGTTCACTGTTGGGACGGCTCTCCGGATTATTGTTGGTATCCGGCCACTAAAACCCAGCTGGAACAAAATCAATTTTCAGTCACGGTGCCGGCATTTCCCGAAACCGAAGCGCCAAATTTGGCAAAGTGGCTACCTATGCTACAAACCGTTGTTGGCACGCCAGATGAAAATTTATTTTTAATCGGTCACAGCGTTGGATGTATTACCATTCTACGGTATTTAGAATCGTTAGCTCCTGGACAAAAGATTGGCGGCGTGGTATTGGTAGCTGGCTTTACAGATGACTTAGGCTATGATGAACTAAAGAATTTTTTTCAAACCAATATTGATTTCCAAAAAATTAAAAGCCATTGTCCAAAATTTGTGGCCATTCATTCCGATAACGACCCCTATGTTGATTTAAAGCACGCCGATGTTTTTAAGGCGGAGTTGAATGCTGAAATAATTGTTAAGCACCAGGCCGGGCATTTTTCAGGCGAGGTTGACAATGAAACTAGCTGCCGTAATTTGCCGGAAGTAAGTGATACCGTTTTAAAAATGATTAACCATAAGCAATCATAATGAATATTCCAGTTAAAACTTTAGCTTCCGGTTTTAGTATGCCGGTATTTGGGATTGGCACCTACGGCATGGGCGGCCTTAGCACGATTGACCCGGCTAACGATGACAATGCTGACATCGCGGCAATTAAAGCGGCGATCCAGCGCGGCGTGACCCATATTGACACCGCCGAGCTTTATGCCCAGGGCAAAGCTGAACAGCTCCTTGGCGAGGCGATTAAGGGTTACGACCGCCAAAGACTGTTTATTGTTTCAAAGGTGTACCAGGATAATTTGGCGTATGATAATGTTTTAAAGTCGTGCGAAGAAAGCCTGAAACGTCTTGGTACTGATTACCTTGATCTATATTTAATTCATAAATTCAACCCGGCCATTCCATTATCAGACACGCTCAAAGCCTTTGATGAATTAGTTAGGCGGGGATTAATAAAGCATATCGGAGTTTCTAATTTCTGTGCTGACCATCTGAAAGAAGCTCAGAGGTATACGGAAAATAAAATTGTTTTTAATCAGGTTCATTATAATTTGGTTTTTCGGGAGCCACAACGTAAGGGCTTGCTTGATTACTGCCAGCAAAATGATGTCATTCTGGGTGCTTGGCGGCCGATTGAACGGGGGATGCTTACTACGGATTTACCGCCCATTATGAAAGAAATGATGCAAAAGTACCAAAAATCGGCGGCGCAGATTGCCATTAATTGGCTGGTTAGCCAGCCTAATGTTGTCACGCTTTCCAAAAGTACCAACATCAGCCATTTGGAAGATAATCTTGGTGCCCTTACTTGGGAGATGTCGGAAACTGATATTCGCAAATTAACTAATGAGTTTCCCGGCCAGCAAGATGTTTCCAACCGCCAACCATTAAGTGATGAGATTCTTAAAGAATATAATAACCAACAATAAATAATATGCTAGACAAGTTAAAACAGCTTAAACAGTTAAAATCACTGCACGACGCCGCGAAGTCAGAACGATTTGAAGCTTCAAAAGACGGCGTTAAGATTGTCATTAACGGCAATATGCAGATTGAAGAACTTGTTTTAAACCCCGAGCTTGATACTCAGCGTCAGGCCCAAGTGGTCAAGGAGTGTTTTAACGACGCCATCCGCAACGCTCAAATGGGCATGGCCCAAAAATTGCAGAGTCTAAATATTGGCCTGTAAGACTATGTCCGGCCTGGCTGGCTTTACAAAAGAACTTTCGGCCTTGGCTGATAAAAAACAGGCACAAGTTTTGCAAGGATTTTTTAAGACCGGCCCCGGCCAATATGGCGAAGGTGATATTTTTTTAGGTATTAAGGTTCCGCGGACGCGTTTAATCGCCAAAAAATATCTTCAGCTTAGTTTGTCCGAAATTCAATCATTGCTGAATAGTAGCATTCATGAGTACCGACTTGGTGCTCTTTTTATTTTAATTGCTCAGTATAAAGTTGCGGATGATGCCTTAAAGAAAAAGATTTTTAATTTTTATCTAAAAAACACCCGCCGCATAAATAACTGGGATTTAGTGGACCTGTCGGCGCCAAATATTGTCGGCGATTATTTGTTGGATCGTGACCGCCAAGTTTTATACCGTCTGGCAGGGTCAAAAGACTTGTGGGGTCGTCGGATCAGCATTATTGCCACTTTTGCGTTTATTCGTAATAATGACTTCAATGACACTTTAAAAATTGCCAAAACGCTTATAGCTGACCCTCACGATTTGATCCACAAGGCCGTTGGTTGGATGTTGCGTGAAGTTGGCAAGCGTGAGCTAAAAGTTGAAGAAGCCTTTTTAAACCGCTATGCGGCCAAAATGCCGCGCACAATGTTGCGCTACGCCATTGAGAAATTCAGCGATCAAAAACGAAAATATTATCTGACTAGAAAATAACTGATAAAAATGTTAAAATTATAAGGTAATTTTATAAAAGCCTTATTTTTATTTATGATGTTTCAATCTAAATTATTAATTACTATTTTATTCATTTTTTTGTCCTTTTTATTTGGGTCAGTAGTCTTGGCCGCCGGTCCGGTTGATTTATCGTTTGCTGGAATTACTAATTATCATGTTAAAACATATCATGTAAACTCTTGGTTTTGGCCAATGTCCAAGATGATTGATTATTTTTTGAGTGAAGGGGTTAGACCGGATATTATCTATATGATTTTAGCAGTGCCTTTTATTACTTTCGTTATTGCTTTTTTCCGACAGATTATCGGCATTTCAACTTTCGGTCTGTACATGCCCTTGTTAATTGCTTTGTCGTTTATGCTTTTAGGAGTATTGTTCGGTATGGCGGTGTTATTGTTGGTTATTTTGGTTAGCTATGTCTTAAGAGAAATTGTCGGCAAGCTTAATTTACTGTATATCCCGCGAGTCAGTTTTTTATTTTCAGTTTTGTCGCTGTCGTTTTTTATCATTATTTGGTTTAGTTTGAATTTCGGCAGTCCAGTGACGATCGGCGCGGCGATTTTTCCGATGCTGATGATTTCCACCATCTCTGAGAGAATTTCTTCAACTCAAAGCGAAGAGGGTGTTAGTGGTGCTTTGCGCGGAACAATCCAGACAATTTTAGTTGCTTTGGTTGCCTATTATTTTGTCAGTTGGCCTTGGCTGGCGGTCAGAATTATTGCCTTGCCGGAAATTGTTTTATTGCCGCTTATCGGTAATTTAATTACTGGCAAATTCACTGGTTTACGGTTGATTGAGTATTTTCGTTTCCGTACCTTATTTAAAGATAATATTGAGGAATAATAACTATGTCTTGGTGGGAAAAAAGGCACGACATTCTTGGTGTTAATGCTCGCAATCTGTTGTATGTCAACCGTTACAATACAAAATTAAACAAGAATTTTGCCGACGACAAGCTTCATACGAAAAATTATCTACAGTCTCGGGGAATCGGGGTTGCCAGACTATACGCTGCAATCCGAAATTATAAAGAATTGGTTAGTTTTAATCCGGAAGTGCTGCCAGATAATTTTGTCGTTAAGCCTAATCGTGGTTTTGGTGGTACCGGTATTACCATTATTCGCGACAAAAAAGGCAAAACCTTTTTTGGGACCGGTAATAAAAAATATGACTGGCAAGATTTGTTTAATGAATGTTCGGCTATTCTTGACGGGAAATATGCCATTTCCGGTTTTCGTGACCAGGTCATTTTTGAAGAATTACTAATAACACACGAATCCTTGGTTGACTATGTTGAATCAGGCTTGCCGGATATTCGTATCATTGTATTCAATCTAGTACCGATTGTTGGTATGCTGCGTTTGCCGACAACTGAATCGGAAGGCAAAG includes these proteins:
- the dnaX gene encoding DNA polymerase III subunit gamma/tau, with product MALALYRKYRPQSFKDLVGQNHIKTTIQNELETGKVAHAYLFSGPRGLGKTTMARLLAKAVNCLNRKDSQSEPCNTCAACLELMENKSLDVIEIDAASHTGVDNVRENIIGSARFTPTSRKFKVFIIDEVHMLSISAFNALLKTLEEPPAHAIFVLATTEIHKVPQTIISRCQHFEFRKVADSEVLERLNHIARQEGIAVEASVLESVAYYAGGCLRDAESLLGQILSLGGKKITAEQAELVLPRSRFDLALEFISLLNKSDAAGAITLVNELVQEGLDLEKFTEETIELLRKILLLKINSQLTKFSGSFNKDLEKKINELSQQTSLNFLMKAIDVLLAKKLELRYAEILQLPLELAVLEIIQANPTDTHDDSAGLAPDSKTKTTETKKTVAKPKTAPMLAKVAEAPLTQPTKVGITLNQIKSRWQDVLNHIKDLNYSLASTLKIANPSALSDDGTLEVCFEHKFHQQRVNDLKNKKTVEDVLHQIFGTPLILKTVVVNAMVQEEINQPKNDEAVNVVLQSFGGRLIE
- the glpX gene encoding class II fructose-bisphosphatase, which produces MDRNLALEFVRVTEAAAIAAAKWVGRGDKIAADQAAVDEMRDRFNQINFSGTVVIGEGEKDEAPKLYTGEKVGKGDKPEMDLAIDPLECTNSVAWGRYNAITVIASGPRGSLLHAPDTYMDKIASGPKAAAVIDLDASVKDNLTKVAKILKKDINEVTVVVLDRPRNENLIKEIRNVGSRVRLITDGDVAGAVATCLPKSGIDLLMGSGGSTEAVLAAVAVKIFGGGIVCRFRPDLRNDEDEVKKYLSKINIKNINHIFHAKDLAQGDQLTFTATGVIDGPILNGVLFEEDKIITNSIVIRGVSGTVRYITTHHRT
- a CDS encoding serine hydrolase family protein, whose product is MSKRAVIVHCWDGSPDYCWYPATKTQLEQNQFSVTVPAFPETEAPNLAKWLPMLQTVVGTPDENLFLIGHSVGCITILRYLESLAPGQKIGGVVLVAGFTDDLGYDELKNFFQTNIDFQKIKSHCPKFVAIHSDNDPYVDLKHADVFKAELNAEIIVKHQAGHFSGEVDNETSCRNLPEVSDTVLKMINHKQS
- a CDS encoding aldo/keto reductase is translated as MNIPVKTLASGFSMPVFGIGTYGMGGLSTIDPANDDNADIAAIKAAIQRGVTHIDTAELYAQGKAEQLLGEAIKGYDRQRLFIVSKVYQDNLAYDNVLKSCEESLKRLGTDYLDLYLIHKFNPAIPLSDTLKAFDELVRRGLIKHIGVSNFCADHLKEAQRYTENKIVFNQVHYNLVFREPQRKGLLDYCQQNDVILGAWRPIERGMLTTDLPPIMKEMMQKYQKSAAQIAINWLVSQPNVVTLSKSTNISHLEDNLGALTWEMSETDIRKLTNEFPGQQDVSNRQPLSDEILKEYNNQQ
- a CDS encoding VOC family protein; translated protein: MQKITPHLWFDKQAVEAAEFYTKVFFDSKIISQSKIKDTPSGDCDIVDFEIMGYRLMAISAGPFFKFNPSISMMVNFDPAQDQNARKRIDEVWEKLLEGGQALMPLDKYPFSERYGWVQDKYGFSWQLILTNPKGEKRPQIIPAMLFVTPTCEAAEAATDFYLSIFKNAKRGMIARYPAGMQPNKEGAIMFTDFMLEGQWFAAMDASSQVHKFNFNEALSLVVNCEDQAEIDYYWEKLSAVPESEQCGWLKDKYGVSWQIVPSVMNQMMKSGSPEQVANLTKAFLQMKKFDIAKLEKAFNQK
- a CDS encoding DUF3048 domain-containing protein translates to MNQEIKKFIQQWQYLGIVIFLAVLAAGFLFYYSITTENWLDWDSTINHQISPQTARWLDGVIVDSTKARLKPFAVMLENHVESRPVAGLEQASIVYESIVEGDITRFLAVFDQNVEVKKIGPVRSARPFFVELAQEWNPVYFHAGGSAEALAMLKKSEMYNINEISADGIYFWRDTSRAAPHNLFTSADQIRRAIQAKEIDPAAEFSPWQFKNDDVPNTSATGVTDIEVNFSSNGFYQVRYEYDPDNNNYTRYLGGKLHKTESGIILKAKNVIVQHVDYDIVDDYGRLAVDLDGSGPAEMYFDGNVVQGSWQRINGRTYFYDKFENQVSLNRGTTWVEIVFN
- a CDS encoding YbaB/EbfC family nucleoid-associated protein, which produces MLDKLKQLKQLKSLHDAAKSERFEASKDGVKIVINGNMQIEELVLNPELDTQRQAQVVKECFNDAIRNAQMGMAQKLQSLNIGL
- a CDS encoding 50S ribosomal protein L25, which gives rise to MTNANLNLKTKTRTAVGKAVAALRKSGKIPAVLYGHGVDPVNLEVDYSQFEKVYRQAGDSTLVDLAVDEKSPVKVLVQDYQLDPTTSRYTHVDFYQVRMDEKLHTDIVLKFVGEAPAIKEHSGILVTALSEVEVECLPADLVHEIEVDLSVLKEIDVPIHISDIKAPAGIKILNHPTDVVALVQPQRVEEEKPAVVEETAAPAQTTEPAEEK
- a CDS encoding DNA alkylation repair protein, which produces MSGLAGFTKELSALADKKQAQVLQGFFKTGPGQYGEGDIFLGIKVPRTRLIAKKYLQLSLSEIQSLLNSSIHEYRLGALFILIAQYKVADDALKKKIFNFYLKNTRRINNWDLVDLSAPNIVGDYLLDRDRQVLYRLAGSKDLWGRRISIIATFAFIRNNDFNDTLKIAKTLIADPHDLIHKAVGWMLREVGKRELKVEEAFLNRYAAKMPRTMLRYAIEKFSDQKRKYYLTRK
- a CDS encoding fructose-bisphosphate aldolase class I, with protein sequence MIDQVKINGLNQIAKTLLTPGKGILAADESFGTIGKRFDKIGLASTEENRRAYREMLLTAPELNKYISGVIMFDETIRQSTADGVLFVEVLTKAGILPGIKVDQSTTEMPESPTEKLTKGLIGLPERLKEYAALGAKFAKWRAVITISDTTPTENNLRQNALDLAQYAKDCQDAGLVPIVEPEVLMDGSHTMERCAEVSKQILTMLFEELNNLEVAIEGVLLKTNMVVPGKNSGQKASSNQIAEATIKLFKDVLPANLPGQVFLSGGQTEVEATVNLNAINSHGPFPWPLSFSYGRALQDSALATWNGEAKNVVAAQTKLIHRAKMNSLAALGQYNQELER